The Cyclobacteriaceae bacterium DNA segment ATTTAATCAGTCCGGGTTGGCGGTATGGCGGTTGAAGCCAAAGGTGCATTCTGAAATCGGGGTGTGCATTTCCATCTACTGGCGCTTGCATAATGGACATCACATACGGAAAATCCATATTGAAATTCATATCCATTTTGCGAACGGTTTCGTGGAATACAGCTGAAAGAGCAATTAACTCTTCCGGAGTTAAGGTGATCAGGCTTTGATGATTTTTCTTGGGGAAGATCAGGGTTTCGTAAGCATATCGCGCAAAAAATGGAATAAAAGCAATAGCAAAATCATTCTCTGCAATTATGCGTATGCCATCACGCTGTTCTAATGAAATAATTTCTTCATAAATATTTTTTTTATGATTTAGCTGATGGGCCTGTGCGATTTGAATTTGTTGCTCAACAAACTTGAATGTAAAATCGGTAGCGTACACCTGACAATGGGGGTGCGGGTTACTAACCCCAACAGCTTCTCCCTTGTTTTCAAAGAGGTGAACAAATTTGATGGCGGGATTTTTTTCAAACGCTATCATTTCCGCTTGAAATACTTCAAATACTTTACTCACTTTTTCCGGTTTCATTTGAGATAGCGTGACGTTATGCCGCGGATCGTAACAGATGACCTTGGCAATGCCAGAGGCCTTTGCCCGTTTGTATAATGAGGTTGAATCATTACTGTTTACATCAGGTGCCTGCAGACTGACAACCGGGTGGTCATTTTCAAAGGTGAAGATGTTGGTGTATGCGGGATTAACATCGCCATTAACGCGTTTATTTCCCGGACAGAGGTAGCAGCTGGGGTCATAAGATGGATTTTTTTTGGGTAGAATTTTTTCGGCTCCTTGCCAGGGCCGGGCATTACGATGTGCCGAATACACAACCCACTCTTCTCTCAATGGATGCCAGCGTTTCTCCCATTTTCCGGTTGTTGTGTTCATTTTATCTTGTTGATTTTCTAATGGCGAGATTTTAGAGAACAAGTTGCAATATTAAGACTCCAATTAATCCCAATACAGACATTAATGATTCCATTACTGTCCAGGATAGAAATGTTTCTTTTAGCGAAAGATTGAAGAATTCTTTAAACATCCAGAAACCAGTATCATTGATATGCGAACAAAATACACTGCCGGCACCTACAGCCAACACCATCAGTTCAGGTGAAACAGCTCCACCGGTAACCAATGGCGATACGATACCTGCCGCAGTAAGTCCGGCAACAGTGGCTGAGCCGAGTGATACGCGGAGGAGCGCGGTGATAATCCATGCGAACAGATATGGATTGATATTCCATTGACTGCTGAATGAGGTGATATATTTACCTGTCCCACTATCGATCAATACTTCTTTCAATACGCCACCCGCGGTAATGATTAATAAAATCATCGCAATGCCGGTCACTCCATTGGTCAGCCAGGTCATTACTTCAGGCATGGCAATGCCTCTTCTTATTCCGAATACATATACCGCTATCAACACCGAAACCAACAACGCTATGTTTGGGTTACCCAGAAAGTTTACAACGGAATGGAACACTCCTGGTGTTGTGGAGATTAAATTAATAACAACAGAAAACGTAATCAGCAAAACCGGTAATAGAGCAATTGCAAAGCTTGCAAAAACCGAGGGTGGATTGGTGATTTCTTCAGGGGACTTATGATTGGTGTTTTCAGTATTTGTTGCCCCGATGTTTTTGAGCAGGCGTCCAAGAAATGGACCCGCAATGATCACCGTAGGGATAACCAATACCAATCCATAGAGCAGTGTTAATCCAAGATCGGCACCAAATGCATTCACCAACACAACGGGGCCCGGATGAGGCGGGAGAAAACAATGTGTTGCTGAGAGCGAAGCAGCAGTTGGTATGGCAATGTATAACAGGGGTAACCCTGTTTTTCGCGCAACGGAAAAAACAAGTGGAACGAGTATGATAAATCCGGCATTATAATAGAGTGGGAGTCCAACAAGAAATCCGGTGAGCAAAACAGCCCACTGCACATTACGTTCACCAAAGTTCCGGATCAGGTTGGATGTAATTTGATTGATGGCGCCACTCATTTCCAGTATTTTTCCTAACACTGCACCAAGGCAAAGAATCAAAACCAAACCGCTGAGGGTACTGCCCACGCCTTTTTCAATGGAGGCTGCAAGCGCCATGGGTTCCATGCCCAATAATAAGCCAACAATAATCGCGACAATCAGTAAGGATAAAAACGGACTGATCTTCTTGTACGTCAGGTAAACCTGCAGGGCAACACCAAAGGCAATGATGAGTAACGGCATTAGCGAACTGTATTGATAAGCGTTCCGATATTATCGATTTTAATCCGGATTTCATCGCCTGATTGCAGCGTAAAATC contains these protein-coding regions:
- a CDS encoding gluconate:H+ symporter → MPLLIIAFGVALQVYLTYKKISPFLSLLIVAIIVGLLLGMEPMALAASIEKGVGSTLSGLVLILCLGAVLGKILEMSGAINQITSNLIRNFGERNVQWAVLLTGFLVGLPLYYNAGFIILVPLVFSVARKTGLPLLYIAIPTAASLSATHCFLPPHPGPVVLVNAFGADLGLTLLYGLVLVIPTVIIAGPFLGRLLKNIGATNTENTNHKSPEEITNPPSVFASFAIALLPVLLITFSVVINLISTTPGVFHSVVNFLGNPNIALLVSVLIAVYVFGIRRGIAMPEVMTWLTNGVTGIAMILLIITAGGVLKEVLIDSGTGKYITSFSSQWNINPYLFAWIITALLRVSLGSATVAGLTAAGIVSPLVTGGAVSPELMVLAVGAGSVFCSHINDTGFWMFKEFFNLSLKETFLSWTVMESLMSVLGLIGVLILQLVL
- the galT gene encoding galactose-1-phosphate uridylyltransferase, coding for MNTTTGKWEKRWHPLREEWVVYSAHRNARPWQGAEKILPKKNPSYDPSCYLCPGNKRVNGDVNPAYTNIFTFENDHPVVSLQAPDVNSNDSTSLYKRAKASGIAKVICYDPRHNVTLSQMKPEKVSKVFEVFQAEMIAFEKNPAIKFVHLFENKGEAVGVSNPHPHCQVYATDFTFKFVEQQIQIAQAHQLNHKKNIYEEIISLEQRDGIRIIAENDFAIAFIPFFARYAYETLIFPKKNHQSLITLTPEELIALSAVFHETVRKMDMNFNMDFPYVMSIMQAPVDGNAHPDFRMHLWLQPPYRQPGLIKYLAGPEIGGGNFMADTMPEDKAAELRKINVKDYPFEQ